Within the Bacillota bacterium genome, the region CTCAATTACATCCGGCTCCATCTCTTTGGCGGCTTCACCCAGATAGGCCGCTGCCTTGAGCCCGGCCAACCGCACAGCCTTCTCGTGCTCATGCTGGGCTAAGCCCTCCACTGGCTCCATCTCCAGCACCACGTTGTACGTCTTGGAAAAAGGTGTGTAGTCGGCTCCCGGACCGGTCATATCGATAATACCTTCCTGAAAGCCTACAATTTTTCCGGTGGTCACCACCGCCGCACCGGACAGAACATGGGTTCGACCGCTGCCTACCGTGTCCACCTTACTGACAAATCCAGGGAACAGACCGCCGGGACCGCTTACTTTGCAGCGGGGTTCGATGACATCTTTTACCGGGATGATGCGGATCTCTTCCCCAGGTTTGGCCAAATGTACGGTGCAGGACTTAATAGTTGGATCTTCCACAACTAAGGTGGCCAGCTCGTCTTGGTTGACATACAACGTGCCGGCTTCCACCTTGGTTTCCGGACCAAAATCCAAGTCACGGACGGTGATCTTCCCTAATTCCAACCGCATTGAGGCTCCCCTCCTCTCTGTACTGACAATTGTATTTAAGCAACCAACTCCTCAAGCTTAGCCACAATGTTCTCCTTAGTCACCTCGGCCCCGATAAGTTTACCTACCACTTCACCTCCCTTATAAAACAAGAATGTGGGCAGAGCCATCACTTTAAGCTCCACCACCAATCGGCGGTTGTCCTTACTGTTTACTTTGCAGAACTTCACCCGGCCTTGGTATTCTTCCGCCATCTTTTCCACTTCCGGCATCATGGCCAAACAAGGAGCACAGCGCGGGCCCCAAAAATCCACCAGCACCGGGAGTTCTGACTTAAGGACTTCATCTTCATAAGTATCACGGGATACCTCAATCATGAGATTAGACATGTTCTGATTCTACCCCCTAAAAATTATCTTCGATATATTTCTCGGCTGCAAAAGCAGCCGTA harbors:
- a CDS encoding beta-aspartyl-peptidase, with translation MRLELGKITVRDLDFGPETKVEAGTLYVNQDELATLVVEDPTIKSCTVHLAKPGEEIRIIPVKDVIEPRCKVSGPGGLFPGFVSKVDTVGSGRTHVLSGAAVVTTGKIVGFQEGIIDMTGPGADYTPFSKTYNVVLEMEPVEGLAQHEHEKAVRLAGLKAAAYLGEAAKEMEPDVIE
- a CDS encoding thioredoxin; translation: MIEVSRDTYEDEVLKSELPVLVDFWGPRCAPCLAMMPEVEKMAEEYQGRVKFCKVNSKDNRRLVVELKVMALPTFLFYKGGEVVGKLIGAEVTKENIVAKLEELVA